Proteins encoded in a region of the Suricata suricatta isolate VVHF042 chromosome 10, meerkat_22Aug2017_6uvM2_HiC, whole genome shotgun sequence genome:
- the PANX2 gene encoding pannexin-2 — protein sequence AARAADGAQPAAPDSSFCCCFVPVVTGEGNKVQPFILQRRCVHCSWRLTLRPAGEASCQGPGPPSPSSFQAPQACPLPFSRTVGLGETPLTPAGQAGPTSVFLNLCHHKCPWPGRTLPGHQPSSSQGAGPTLLPEKGPSLKGVSCCPLGLGFPRCTQRVHGYREGPEVCSVGHSRGGLRHRATANCCVCAGRGYPGEVPWAPTLVVGGGTSPGPGALPGGEHRPPRVCVWSSRTPARVSCLPPEEPIYCYTPHNFTRDQALYARGYCWTELRDALPGVDASLWPSLFEHKLLPYSLLAFAAIMYVPALGWEFLASTRLTSELNFLLQEIDNCYHRAAEGRAPKIEKQIQSKGPGITERERREIIENAEKEKSPEQNLFEKYLERRGRSNFLAKLYLARHLLILLLSVAPISYLCTYYATQKQNEFTCALGASPDGPAGGASPAVRVSCKLPSVQLQRIVAGVDIVLLCAMNLIILVNLIHLFIFRKSNFIFDKLHKVGIKTRRQWRRSQFCDINILAMFCNENRDHIKSLNRLDFITNESDLMYDNVVRQLLAALAQSNHDATPTVRDAGVQTVDPSANPAEPEGSAEPPVVKRPRKKMKWIPTSNPLPQPFKEPLAIMRVENSKAEKPKPVRRKTATDTLIAPLLDAGARAAHHYKGGGGDAGPAPDKKHARHFSLDVHPYILGTKKAKPEALPAAALPSSRSQEGSFLSQAEECALGLAAAPTKDAPLPEKEILYPAEPARATLPSGGPFHVCSPPAAPATAPLSPASLGKPDPLAILSRNATHPLLHISTLYEAREEEDGGPRAPPDVGSLIAIPPPQQMLIATFDEPRTVVSTVEF from the exons GCAGCCCGTGCCGCAGACGGCGCCCAGCCTGCAGCACCAGACTCATccttttgctgttgttttgtgcCCGTCGTCACCGGGGAGGGAAACAAAGTCCAGCCGTTTATCCTGCAGCGCAGGTGCGTCCACTGCTCCTGGCGGCTGACACTGCGTCCCGCCGGAGAGGCTTCCTGTCAGGGCCCAGGCCCACCCTCACCCTCCAGCTTCCAGGCTCCCCAGGCctgccctttgcccttctccaGGACAGTGGGTCTTGGAGAgacacccctcacccctgcaggacAGGCAGGGCCCACATCTGTTTTCCTTAATTTGTGCCACCATAAGTGCCCCTGGCCAGGTAGGACCCTCCCAGGCCATCAGCCCTCCTCCAGCCAGGGGGCTGGTCCAACTCTGCTGCCAGAAAAGGGCCCCAGCCTGAAGGGCGTGTCCTGCTGCCCCCTGGGATTGGGCTTCCCTAGGTGCACACAGAGAGTCCATGGATACAGGGAGGGACCTGAGGTTTGCAGTGTAGGTCATTCCCGGGGGGGGCTGAGGCACCGTGCGACAGCCAACTGCTGTGTGTGTGCGGGGCGGGGGTACCCCGGGGAAGTCCCCTGGGCCCCCACGCTGGTCGTAGGAGGTGGAACGTCTCCTGGGCCTGGGGCCTTGCCTGGTGGGGAACACAGGCCcccgcgtgtgtgtgtgtggtcctcCCGCACCCCAGCCCGAGTCTCCTGTCTGCCCCCAGAGGAGCCCATTTACTGCTACACGCCGCACAACTTCACTCGCGACCAGGCGCTGTACGCGCGCGGCTACTGCTGGACGGAGCTGCGGGACGCGCTGCCCGGCGTGGACGCCAGCCTGTGGCCGTCGCTGTTTGAGCACAAACTGCTGCCCTACTCGCTGCTGGCCTTCGCGGCCATCATGTACGTCCCCGCGCTGGGCTGGGAGTTCCTGGCCTCCACCCGCCTCACGTCGGAGCTCAACTTCCTGCTGCAGGAGATCGACAACTGCTACCACCGGGCCGCCGAGGGCCGCGCCCCCAAGATCGAGAAGCAGATCCAGTCCAAGGGGCCCGGCATCACGGAGCGCGAGCGGCGTGAGATCATCGAGAACGCCGAGAAGGAGAAGAGCCCTGAGCAGAACCTGTTCGAGAAGTACCTGGAGCGCCGCGGCCGCAGCAACTTCCTGGCCAAGCTGTACCTGGCGCGGCACCTGCTGATCCTGCTGCTCAGCGTGGCGCCCATCTCCTACCTGTGCACCTACTACGCCACGCAGAAGCAGAACGAGTTCACGTGCGCGCTGGGCGCGTCCCCGGACGGGCCGGCAGGGGGCGCGTCCCCGGCCGTGCGCGTCAGCTGCAAGCTGCCGTCTGTGCAGCTGCAGCGCATCGTGGCGGGCGTGGACATCGTGCTGCTGTGCGCCATGAACCTCATCATCCTCGTCAACCTCATCCACCTGTTCATCTTCCGCAAGAGCAACTTCATCTTCGACAAGCTGCACAAGGTGGGCATCAAGACGCGCCGGCAGTGGCGCCGCTCGCAGTTCTGCGACATCAACATCCTGGCCATGTTCTGCAACGAGAACCGCGACCACATCAAGTCGCTCAACCGGCTGGACTTCATCACCAACGAGAGCGACCTCATGTACGACAACGTGGTGCGGCAGCTGCTGGCCGCGCTGGCCCAGTCCAACCACGACGCCACGCCCACCGTGCGCGACGCAGGCGTGCAGACCGTGGACCCGAGCGCCAACCCCGCCGAGCCCGAGGGCTCCGCCGAGCCGCCCGTCGTCAAGCGGCCGCGCAAGAAGATGAAGTGGATCCCCACCAGCAACCCGCTGCCGCAGCCCTTCAAGGAGCCGCTGGCCATCATGCGCGTGGAGAACAGCAAGGCCGAGAAGCCCAAGCCGGTGCGCCGCAAGACGGCCACAGACACGCTGATCGCGCCGCTGCTGGACGCAGGTGCGCGCGCCGCGCACCACTACAAGGGCGGCGGGGGCGACGCGGGGCCCGCGCCCGACAAGAAGCACGCGCGCCACTTTTCCCTGGACGTGCACCCCTACATCCTGGGCACCAAGAAGGCCAAGCCGGAGGCCCTGCCCGCCgcggccctgccctcctcccggAGCCAGGAAGGGAGTTTCCTGTCTCAGGCGGAGGAGTGTGCGCTCGGCCTGGCAGCAGCACCCACCAAAG ATGCTCCGCTCCCCGAGAAGGAAATCCTGTACCCAGCAGAGCCAGCCCGGGCCACGCTTCCTTCCGGGGGTCCGTTTCACGTCTGCTCGCCCCCCGCAGCCCCCGCCACAGCCCCTCTGTCGCCAGCCAGCCTGGGCAAGCCTGACCCCCTGGCCATCCTGAGCCGCAACGCCACGCACCCGCTGCTGCACATCAGCACGCTGTACGAAGCCCGGGAAGAGGAGGATGGGGGCCCCCGGGCCCCCCCGGACGTGGGCAGCCTCATCGCCATCCCCCCGCCCCAGCAGATGCTCATCGCCACCTTCGATGAGCCAAGGACAGTCGTAAGCACCGTGGAGTTCTGA